A stretch of DNA from Pseudomonadota bacterium:
GTACCTCCTGTAATTTGAGTACCTATACCTGAATCTGTAAAGATCTCGAGGAGGATGGCATGGGGAATTCTTCCATCAATGATGTGGGTTGTCTTTACACCGCCCTGCAATGCATCGAGGCAACATTCTACCTTAGGTATCATACCCCCGGAAACTGTTTTATTCCTTATCAGGGCCTCTATCTCGCCCTTTTTTAAAATGGGGATAAGCTTTCC
This window harbors:
- a CDS encoding acetylglutamate kinase (catalyzes the phosphorylation of N-acetyl-L-glutamate to form N-acetyl-L-glutamate 5-phosphate), which codes for GKLIPILKKGEIEALIRNKTVSGGMIPKVECCLDALQGGVKTTHIIDGRIPHAILLEIFTDSGIGTQITGGT